In Gossypium arboreum isolate Shixiya-1 chromosome 5, ASM2569848v2, whole genome shotgun sequence, a single genomic region encodes these proteins:
- the LOC108471298 gene encoding pentatricopeptide repeat-containing protein At4g21065-like has product MQTSIPTPKLLFFLRTIATSATGSYSTQSAASERGFLTLLHSCNTFSNLLQLQTQILKLGFHNNPLILTKFIAKSSDLNSIHYAHCFLFSPHSNTDFYDAFLFNTIIKAYAQSGDLKLKALWVFKLMLECQVLPNNFTYPFVLKACAGIGDLNLGKSVHGSLLKFGFDGNNHVLNTLVHMYCSCKGGIEIGRKLFDEMPKNDSVPWSAMIGGYVRLGRSNDAVDLFRQMQIQGVCPDEITMVAVLCACTDLGALELGRWVESLIEKRKLNKSVELNNALIDMFAKCGDVDKALKLFRTMNERSIVSWTSVIVGLAMHGRGLQAVSLFQEMIRDGVEPDGVVFIGLLSACSHSGFVGEGKEFFDLMKKEFAILPKIEHYGCMVDMLCRAGHVREAVEFVQKMPIEPNSIIWRTLVNACRTHSELKLGESLAKQLIQNEPTLEANYVLLSNIYAKMSHWEEKTKAREVMDKKGMRKIPGSTMIELNNKIYRFVAGDMSHNQFKEIFEMVDEMGREMKRAGYVPSTSEVMLDIDEEDKEDNLNRHSEKLAIAFALMNTPPGTPIRIVKNLRVCNDCHSATKFISKIYNREIIARDRSRFHHFKDGLCSCKDFW; this is encoded by the coding sequence ATGCAAACTTCAATTCCAACACCCAAGCTTTTGTTTTTTCTCCGTACAATCGCAACATCGGCCACCGGCAGCTACAGCACTCAAAGTGCTGCGTCGGAACGCGGCTTCCTTACCCTTCTCCATTCTTGCAACACATTCTCAAACCTCCTCCAACTCCAAACCCAAATTCTCAAATTGGGCTTCCATAACAACCCTTTAATTCTCACCAAATTTATAGCCAAATCCTCTGACCTCAACTCCATTCATTACGCTCATTGCTTCCTCTTTTCACCCCATTCCAACACCGATTTCTACGATGCTTTCCTTTTTAACACTATTATCAAAGCTTATGCTCAATCTGGGGACTTGAAGCTCAAAGCTTTATGGGTTTTCAAATTGATGCTTGAATGCCAAGTTTTGCCTAATAATTTTACGTACCCTTTTGTTTTAAAGGCCTGTGCTGGCATTGGGGACTTGAATTTAGGCAAGTCCGTTCATGGATCATtgttaaaatttggttttgatgGGAATAATCATGTTTTAAACACATTGGTACACATGTATTGTAGCTGCAAAGGAGGGATTGAGATTGGTCGTAAACTGTTTGATGAAATGCCGAAAAATGACTCAGTTCCTTGGAGCGCTATGATTGGTGGGTATGTTCGTTTGGGGCGATCGAATGATGCAGTTGACTTATTTAGGCAAATGCAGATACAAGGTGTTTGCCCTGATGAGATTACAATGGTTGCTGTTTTGTGTGCTTGTACTGATTTAGGTGCACTTGAACTAGGGAGATGGGTTGAGTCTCTTATTGAAAAGAGAAAACTGAACAAATCTGTAGAGCTCAATAATGCGCTTATTGATATGTTTGCCAAGTGTGGTGATGTTGACAAAGCTTTGAAATTGTTTAGGACCATGAATGAGAGAAGTATTGTTTCTTGGACCTCTGTCATTGTTGGTTTAGCCATGCATGGGCGTGGATTGCAGGCTGTCTCTTTATTTCAGGAGATGATAAGAGATGGGGTTGAACCAGACGGTGTTGTTTTCATTGGATTGCTCTCTGCTTGTAGTCATTCTGGATTTGTTGGGGAAGGAAAGGAATTTTTTGATTTGATGAAGAAGGAGTTTGCTATTTTGCCTAAAATCGAACACTATGGATGCATGGTAGATATGTTATGTAGGGCAGGACATGTTAGAGAGGCAGTGGAGTTTGTTCAAAAGATGCCTATTGAGCCAAACTCTATTATTTGGCGAACATTGGTAAATGCTTGCCGTACACACAGTGAACTCAAGCTAGGAGAGAGCCTTGCCAAACAACTAATACAAAACGAGCCTACACTCGAGGCCAATTACGTCTTGCTTTCCAATATATACGCAAAGATGTCCCATTGGGAGGAGAAAACCAAGGCTAGGGAAGTGATGGACAAGAAGGGGATGAGAAAGATCCCAGGGAGCACTATGATAGAGCTAAATAATAAGATTTATAGATTTGTTGCTGGAGACATGTCTCATAATCAGTTTAAGGAAATATTTGAGATGGTAGATGAGATGGGGAGAGAAATGAAGAGGGCTGGATATGTCCCTTCTACTTCGGAAGTTATGCTTGATATCGATGAAGAAGACAAGGAAGATAATTTGAATAGGCATAGTGAAAAACTGGCCATTGCTTTTGCTCTTATGAATACTCCACCAGGGACTCCTATTAGGATTGTGAAAAACCTGCGAGTTTGTAATGATTGTCATTCTGCCACTAAGTTTATATCAAAGATTTATAATCGAGAAATTATAGCAAGGGATCGGAGTCGGTTTCACCATTTCAAGGATGGTTTATGCTCATGTAAGGATTTCTGGTAA
- the LOC108473738 gene encoding probable sugar phosphate/phosphate translocator At4g32390, with protein sequence MGKGGSLSDGVIKKILLSYTYVAIWIFLSFTVIVYNKYILDKKMYNWPFPISLTMIHMSFCATLAFLLIKVFKVVEPVSMSRELYLSSVVPIGALYSLSLWLSNSAYIYLSVSFIQMLKALMPVAVYSIGVLFKKEGFKTDTMANMLSISLGVAIAAYGEAKFDTWGVMLQLGAVAFEATRLVMIQILLTSKGITLNPITSLYYVAPCCFVFLLVPWIFVELPVLKETSSFHFDFVIFGTNSLCAFALNLAVFLLVGKTSALTMNVAGVVKDWLLIAFSWSVIKDTVTPINLFGYGLAFLGVAYYNHSKLQALKAKEAQKKAAQADEEGGRLLVERESEGTDKKSESQN encoded by the coding sequence ATGGGCAAGGGCGGGTCTTTGAGCGACGGCGTCATCAAGAAGATCCTTCTCTCTTACACCTATGTTGCAATCTGGATCTTCCTCAGCTTCACCGTCATCGTCTACAACAAATACATCCTCGACAAGAAGATGTACAATTGGCCTTTCCCCATCTCTCTAACCATGATTCACATGTCTTTCTGTGCCACCCTTGCTTTCCTCCTCATCAAAGTCTTCAAAGTCGTCGAGCCCGTTTCCATGTCTCGAGAGCTTTATCTCTCCTCCGTTGTCCCCATCGGTGCTCTTTACTCTCTCAGCCTCTGGCTCTCTAACTCCGCTTACATTTACTTGTCTGTTTCCTTTATTCAGATGCTCAAAGCCCTGATGCCTGTTGCCGTTTATTCCATTGGGGTTCTTTTTAAAAAAGAGGGCTTTAAGACTGACACTATGGCCAACATGTTGTCGATCTCTTTAGGGGTCGCTATTGCTGCTTATGGTGAAGCTAAATTTGATACCTGGGGAGTGATGTTGCAGCTGGGAGCCGTTGCTTTTGAGGCTACCAGGTTGGTTATGATCCAGATCTTGCTTACTTCTAAAGGGATCACCTTGAATCCGATTACTTCTCTGTATTATGTTGCGCCATGCTGTTTCGTTTTCTTGTTGGTGCCATGGATTTTTGTTGAGCTCCCAGTTTTGAAAGAGACATCCAGTTTCCACTTCGATTTCGTCATTTTTGGGACCAATTCTTTATGTGCTTTTGCTCTTAATCTAGCTGTGTTCTTGCTTGTTGGAAAGACTTCTGCTTTGACCATGAATGTAGCTGGGGTTGTCAAGGACTGGTTGTTGATTGCATTCTCATGGTCTGTTATTAAGGATACCGTAACACCCATCAACTTGTTTGGGTATGGTCTGGCATTCTTGGGTGTTGCCTATTATAATCATTCCAAGTTACAGGCTTTAAAGGCGAAAGAAGCACAAAAGAAGGCTGCACAAGCTGATGAGGAAGGTGGGAGGTTGCTGGTGGAAAGGGAAAGTGAGGGAACTGACAAAAAGAGCGAATCTCAGAATTAG